A section of the Candidatus Dadabacteria bacterium genome encodes:
- a CDS encoding Asd/ArgC dimerization domain-containing protein, which produces YENSPFVRILPEGTFPNTSCVRGSNFCDIGVRTNPEKKTAVIVCAIDNLVKGASGQAIQNMNIMLDLPESLGLESVPLYP; this is translated from the coding sequence CTACGAGAACTCGCCCTTCGTGAGGATTCTTCCCGAGGGGACTTTTCCGAACACCTCCTGCGTCAGGGGTTCAAACTTCTGCGACATAGGTGTGAGGACGAACCCAGAGAAAAAAACCGCGGTAATAGTCTGCGCCATAGATAACCTGGTAAAGGGAGCCTCCGGCCAGGCGATACAGAACATGAACATCATGCTTGACCTTCCAGAGAGCCTGGGACTTGAGTCTGTTCCGCTTT